The Thermodesulfovibrionales bacterium genomic interval AGCTTCGAGGGCCAACCTCCAGTCGAAGTGTATATCCGCGATTACGGGGATCGAGGCGGATTTCTTAATCTTTCCTATGGCCTCCGCAGCCGCCATATCGGGCACCGCTATCCTTATGATCTCGCAGCCGGCCTCTGCAAGGGCTCGGATCTGTTTTCCCGTTGCCTTTGCATCCCTCGTATCAGTCTTCGTCATCGATTGAACGGAAATAGGGTACCCACCCCCAACGGGTACACTGCCCACGTGTATTACCTTTGTAGTTCTTCTCTTCTTAACCAACGTCATCATCCCTTTCTGCTGATTTCCATCGCCCTGAAATTACCCTTATTCTCAACCCCTTGTTCCTCTTTTCTCTCTGTACGCTTTCACCGCTTCAGCGTGTTCCCCGAGGGTGACGGAAAACGTATGGGTGCCATCTTGGTTCGAGACAAAGTATAGATACGGGACATCAGAAGGGTTCAGCGCCGCCCTGATGGATTTGAGACCGGGCGATGCGATGGGGCCCGGCGGCAGTCCTTTTATGAAATAGGTATTATAGGCAGTCTTCTTCAGGAGGTCGGCCTTCGTGATCCTCTCTTTCGAACTCTTCACGCCGTAAATGGCGGTCGGATCTGCCTGGAGAAGCATGTGCTTCTTGAGTCTGTTATAATACACACCGGCGATGACAGTCCGTTCGCCCTCGGAGATCGCCTCTTTTTCTACGATGGACGCCATGGTCAGCACCTCTTTTTCGGAGACATTCAGTTCCATCTGTCGCATCATCATCTCTTCGTCGAACTGGTCTCTCATGCGGTTCAGCATGAGGATAAGCACGTCCTTGGCATCGAGCCCCTTCGGAAACCTGTACGTATCAGGGAAGAGGTAGCCTTCGAGGGACGGGGCATCCACATCGAAGGCCTCCAGGAACTCCCTGTCTGTGCATAATTTCTGAAATTCGGCTGGTTCCGTGCCTATCACCGAAGAAAACTTTTCCCCTATCTCCCAGAGGGAATCGCCCGGAATAACGGTGATTTCGTATTCGATGATCTTCCCCTTGCGGATCGCGTTAAATATCTGGAGCGGGCTCATTGAACCCCAGAGCGGATAGAACCCTGCCTTGATCTTCCTGTCTGCGCCCGTGACCCTGCCGAGAAGGAGGAAAACCCATTTGTCCCTCAA includes:
- the mltG gene encoding endolytic transglycosylase MltG, translating into MKRNIIIMAASLLVVFLVYSALQLVMPLPFGNQSMEFEIKRGSSFKEIVEGLSEKGILRDKWVFLLLGRVTGADRKIKAGFYPLWGSMSPLQIFNAIRKGKIIEYEITVIPGDSLWEIGEKFSSVIGTEPAEFQKLCTDREFLEAFDVDAPSLEGYLFPDTYRFPKGLDAKDVLILMLNRMRDQFDEEMMMRQMELNVSEKEVLTMASIVEKEAISEGERTVIAGVYYNRLKKHMLLQADPTAIYGVKSSKERITKADLLKKTAYNTYFIKGLPPGPIASPGLKSIRAALNPSDVPYLYFVSNQDGTHTFSVTLGEHAEAVKAYREKRGTRG